Genomic segment of Drosophila ananassae strain 14024-0371.13 chromosome 2L, ASM1763931v2, whole genome shotgun sequence:
GCCGTAATCAAAGGGCTCTGGTTCGTGGAAGAACGGCTCGTCGGAGGCACCCGGGGGCGGGAAGTTAGGTGCCATAGGTCCCAGACCGCCGCGGGAATACTCTCTGCATTCTGCGGTCATCACCTGAATGGCGTTCTCCTTTACTCCACCGCCTCCCCTTTCGCTACCGCGTTCGCCGCCTGTTGTGGAGATGGGCCTCGGTGGCCGCTGCATTAGGCCCATGCCAGAACGCGACTGGTGCTGCATCATTGGGGGTGGCATGCCTGGCGGCGGCATCTGCATACCACCCTCCCCACCCATACCCACCATGGGCTGGATGTTGTGCATACCAGGCGGGCCTATGGACATGCCTCCGTCCGTCAAAATTCCGATCGGGGCGTTCTGATTCACGTTCTGCGTCAGGCTGGCCAGGCCTACGCCGCTCTCCGCCACACGGAAGCGTTTCTGTCGCTCACAATAGGCGCGCCACGTCTCCTCGTTGAAGCCGTAGTTGAAGTAATCCGTAATATCTGCTCCCGGCTTGCGCCACGGCTTCTCCTCCAGCGAGTCGATGCTAAACTCATGAACCGCCACGCCATTGATTGTGCCTGCTCCCTCGAAATCTTCGATGCTGAACTTTCCTGCCTGGGCCGCCGGCTTAGCCTTGTCCCCGCCCGCTCCACTGGCCCCGGCGAGCAAATTGGGACGTTGCTTAATGTTGTACGTGCTGGGCGCCTGCTTGATGTCCCCGATAACCACATTGATATCGTCGTCAGagtcatcatcgtcatcgtcgtctGATCCTGATCCattcctctctctctcccgACGCATACTTGGTCCATCAGTCATCTCCTCATCCTCTGGGTCACGAAGGGAATGCATATCGGCGTCGCGGTCAGCGTCCCTGTCACGATCTCTCCGGCTCCGACTGCTCCCACTGTCTGTGGTGTCAGGCAGCGCCTCTTCGTCCTCCTCCATTTCTTGAGCCGGGTCATCGAACTCGTGGTACTCGGAAACCTCTTCCTTCGGATAGAGAGGAAGCTCATCTTCGGCGAGATCTCCACCAGGTGCTCCTACGGAGCCGGGCTTCTCCCCGGACACAACGGCGGCCAAAGCTTGAGCCTCTGCCGCAGCCTCGTGCTCCGCCGTCAGCGATTCGCCGCCGTTGCCCAAAACGCCGGTGGTAGAGTCCGGATTGGAGGTGCCATACAGCCAGCTATCCTCGTTGGTGTCATCTGCCATGGCGCTGTGTGTGGTTTAGTTCTTAATTAGCTGGCCGCTTAGTCCAATTTTAATGTGTTGCGGcaaattttcacaaaaaacaaaattgacgCGGTGTTTCGTTGCCAAAACGTTCCTAGTTCTTGCAGAATTTGCGGCTGTGGAACGAACAGCTGTGCGTGCGTTTAACAGTACACTGTTAActaacatttttgtttctgtaataaaaaatactatatttaaataaaatgttaactttatttttttttgttttttgtgtattttaaattaattttaaattttattttgcatttatttgGGGTATAAAGCTGTTTTGTGTAGTAAGGCTGCATAATACATCttatttgtaaataaaagCTTATTACTCAAAGCTTCTGctttgttattttaaaaacatttttttattgccttGGAGATAATATTACTGATTaatgaactttttttttggttgcaaTATCTTCAACGAAAACAAAACTAACATTTGTATCGAATTGGAtcctattaaaaaataaccaTCGTAATGCTAGCATATAGTCTCCAGTTGGTAAAGGAAGAAGTAGCAACTCTGGTTTCAGATAAAAATCCTTAACAATTTGGGGACCCTAAAACAATGGCATAACAATGAAAATCgtgtatttaatatatatatatataaaacataCCACAAATGGACACGTATGATTGATATTTGTAAATTCTCGAAAAAGACCGTAAACTATTTTGGCAATAGGATTATAACTCCTTTTTAAAAAGCGACAGGCATCAATCTGAATGTCATATAACCACGGCTTGTAGCCACTCGCCCttttgaaaactttaatgTGAACTTGCACATTACTGACCGGATGTAGAACGGTTCCCTCCATATTAAGTAAGATCCTATCTCGGCTTACCGCCTTTAGACGGCAATGGTTGAAAACAAACCATGACTTATTGTGACTTTCGCAAATAACGTTCGAAAACTTAAAAACCAACGCATtctaaaaaaacatttaatgaatttatgaaaatattaaacaattcAGAAAACTCTTACGTGTAATGTAGCCTccacaataaacaaaaaacaaatcaagtATAATTTCATACTGCTGATGTCTAGATTTGAAGTGGAACTAAACCCAAAACAAAGCAATCAAGTTCTTTTAAAATGCTCAAATTAGgtaattttctttatttttgacACTGAAATTAGTAATATCAGTGATCAATCGATTGtgattgcattttaaatttcCAAAATTGCAGTATTGCGAGCAGATGATTGAGAACAAATGGAGCTCATCTTTAATAAAAACGCTTATATGGTAAAATGATCCATATCTCCTTATAAATACAGggttattatatatatttatttataatatacaATGTACAATATCTATTATTAATATACAATTATATTGTTTTCAATATATCCTTAACAACTGTTCGAAACATACACGACAAGGCACAGTCAAAACGTCGCAGACAGAGCTGTCTTAAGCCAAGAAGAAGTTGGCCAAAACGTAAATAGTTGGACTGATGGAGGGTGTACCTGGCTAGGGAAACCAATGCTGCATTGGAGTGACTTCCCAACAATATAGCATACTCAGTACTAAGGGCAAGctctgaaaaatattaataatattttgtgaTTTATTTAAACCAAGTTATTGGATTGTTTGAAAGTTACCTTTTCTGCACAGAATTAGCGTCTCTAGGAAGTTCAGCTCCAATACGTCAGCTTGCATTTGCTGAGCCTCGAAGATGAGCCCCTTGAGCTGTTCATCGCCGCACCCCTCGATCATGACGCTTATGTCGAGGGACCAATGGGAGGCCCGCAGAACAAAGATCTCACTCCATACCACCTGCAGGATGGCATCCTGCTGGCCTCGGTCCAGCAAACGAAACTGCTCATTGGACTTTGCTTGGCGCAGGCACGTAACCAGAATCTGGGCAAGAATCTGAAAGTGTAGAGCCTGTGGATGCATAGTGGGTGCTGGGGAGGGTAGGGCGGGTGGTGGATTCCTTCGAGAATTTCGGTAGAGAGTGACCTGCTGGTTTCGGGGACCCCGCTCCTCCTGGACAGCCGAGGCGTTCATTCCAACGGCCAGACACCGTCGGAAACGGCAAGAAGGACACCAGTTCCTTCTGGCCTTGTCGATAACACAGTTTCCCGCGAGGGCGATGCAGGAGTAGCTACTCCCACGCCGAACACTCCGCTTGAAGAAGCAGGAGCAGCCGTCACAGCAAGCCACGCCGTAATGTTTTCCGGAACTCTGGTCGCCGCAAACGGCACAGCCACTGAATGTGGACATGGTTCTATCGCACATGGAAGTCACCTGCGACTAAGTCCGTTTCTTCGAATATTGCCGGTTTTATAACGACCAGGCTGTCATCTTTTAGCCACAAATGATATGCAAACCCAGTACACTCAGAAATAATATTCCCTTTAAAAGGACCTAATTTATTACTCatgttatattttaataaaagaaaactagTATAGAAATGTTTAAAGAAatgtttttttgaaataaaatatttaataaacctctaaaatttttattttgtttaaagtTTTAGATATTATTGAACGGATATTATACTTGATTTCTAAAGTGTAACAGTACATTGTTCTCCAAGCGTGATTTgtggttttttatttgatcGAGACGCTCCTGGCAGCGGGCGTACCGCGTCAAAAGTGACAATCATCTACTACCATTGCGGAGCGTGTTAACAATTTGTAAACAATTACTGTTTTGCTCTGTGATTGGACGCGCGCTGGCCACTTCAACTGTCCACGTTGAGGTCCTTTGTGCTGACATTTTGGGTAAATACCAAAGACATCCTGGGGATGTAACCCCTAGTACTTCGTCCACACTCCTATtaaacacatacatatatttatatccCTGAAAATTTTGCGGGTTTAGCCACACCTAGCTTTTCTTATGACCGTCTTGACCCACCTTTTTAAACAGGGCATAATatttaaacagtttttttttttatattgatgAAATAATTTAACTTACTAAAATCGCAACTTTAATACGATCCATTGTTAGTATTGCCAGGAAACAAATTACTTGATAGTTCTTTTTGTAAAACATTGGGAGGATCCCAATGTGGAAAATGGAGCATGGCATGGgagggacaatatggcccccatcgAGGGcaatatctttgccaaaactcatccgattcttgagcggaataccttaaacgactcgtagatcgattctccatcgatctgcatcaaaag
This window contains:
- the LOC6499453 gene encoding nuclear receptor subfamily 2 group E member 1; this encodes MCDRTMSTFSGCAVCGDQSSGKHYGVACCDGCSCFFKRSVRRGSSYSCIALAGNCVIDKARRNWCPSCRFRRCLAVGMNASAVQEERGPRNQQVTLYRNSRRNPPPALPSPAPTMHPQALHFQILAQILVTCLRQAKSNEQFRLLDRGQQDAILQVVWSEIFVLRASHWSLDISVMIEGCGDEQLKGLIFEAQQMQADVLELNFLETLILCRKELALSTEYAILLGSHSNAALVSLARYTLHQSNYLRFGQLLLGLRQLCLRRFDCALSCMFRTVVKDILKTI
- the LOC123256986 gene encoding uncharacterized protein LOC123256986, which produces MKLYLICFLFIVEATLHNALVFKFSNVICESHNKSWFVFNHCRLKAVSRDRILLNMEGTVLHPVSNVQVHIKVFKRASGYKPWLYDIQIDACRFLKRSYNPIAKIVYGLFREFTNINHTCPFVGPQIVKDFYLKPELLLLPLPTGDYMLALRWLFFNRIQFDTNVSFVFVEDIATKKKVH
- the LOC6499454 gene encoding pre-mRNA 3'-end-processing factor FIP1 — its product is MADDTNEDSWLYGTSNPDSTTGVLGNGGESLTAEHEAAAEAQALAAVVSGEKPGSVGAPGGDLAEDELPLYPKEEVSEYHEFDDPAQEMEEDEEALPDTTDSGSSRSRRDRDRDADRDADMHSLRDPEDEEMTDGPSMRRERERNGSGSDDDDDDDSDDDINVVIGDIKQAPSTYNIKQRPNLLAGASGAGGDKAKPAAQAGKFSIEDFEGAGTINGVAVHEFSIDSLEEKPWRKPGADITDYFNYGFNEETWRAYCERQKRFRVAESGVGLASLTQNVNQNAPIGILTDGGMSIGPPGMHNIQPMVGMGGEGGMQMPPPGMPPPMMQHQSRSGMGLMQRPPRPISTTGGERGSERGGGGVKENAIQVMTAECREYSRGGLGPMAPNFPPPGASDEPFFHEPEPFDYGYEPTQESQWGSDNAGWVPSGIKELTPGHAHMQQPPPGMPPPGMGVPPPQMGGPPPNLRGMMPPNMRMPPNMNMGPPPGMMMGSGPPPQMRMGLPPRMAMGDRGNYEDDRERRRRDKDKQLKKDQLRKDFLDMLRERHDIERHTRWYDIKKKFESDPRYRVLDSSYREEYFEDYLHMLKEEKRKERDLKERERHRDKDRSRDKDKDKDKEKDKEKDKDKEKDKDKEKEKDKEKESSRRERSRSREKSSRRKSKSREKDRSERSSKASGSSSTNSGTSSRSEKKKSHRKDKEEEE